A genomic region of Carassius auratus strain Wakin unplaced genomic scaffold, ASM336829v1 scaf_tig00015407, whole genome shotgun sequence contains the following coding sequences:
- the LOC113074812 gene encoding SERTA domain-containing protein 4 encodes MALVLSMNPFCEPESEAPPPIYQPIWDSEHCSKSCISTSSPPGGNTQGLIEEPHYRRAPDHVMDRVALSRISYFKRKFVEDEEPALSFRSYCHTQVSPVLEERAHILRLSLEKLRFMDDPESFLRRSVLINNLLRRLRNEILLQSDWCFPSGSTATPYSLQTPATNTPLPPPALQPCITPPGPYRKRLRLLRREGPECVPACCCLYASGRYLQLPLSVYERDVYSNSHPSSSSSSTSVRFPQLLEEEDEEEDSDEEEDSVCPMLALCHAETREQNRAWDGLQSHKENKTLEKKREKGKEKARGGEVSHRWLSDAIGSGHHGALPRAHLRGK; translated from the exons ATGGCTTTGGTCCTATCAATGAACCCTTTTTGTGAGCCTGAATCCGAAGCCCCGCCACCAATCTACCAACCGATCTGGGATTCGGAGCATTGCAGTAAAAGCTGTATCTCCACCTCCTCACCACCAGGGGGTAACACCCAAGGGCTCATTGAAG AGCCCCATTACAGACGAGCTCCTGATCATGTGATGGATCGTGTGGCCCTGTCACGGATCTCATATTTCAAGAGGAAATTTGTGGAGGATGAAGAACCTGCACTGAGCTTCAGGAGTTACTGTCACACT CAGGTGTCACCGGTCTTGGAGGAGCGTGCACACATTCTCCGTCTTTCTCTCGAGAAGCTGCGTTTCATGGATGACCCCGAGTCCTTCTTACGGCGCTCCGTACTCATCAACAACCTTCTCCGTCGTCTCAGAAACGAAATCCTCCTCCAGAGTGACTGGTGCTTCCCATCAGGTTCCACAGCAACACCTTATTCCCTCCAAACACCTGCCACAAATACCCCTCTTCCCCCTCCTGCCCTGCAGCCCTGCATTACACCGCCCGGGCCGTACCGCAAACGCCTGCGTCTGCTGAGGCGTGAAGGTCCAGAGTGTGTCCCTGCCTGCTGCTGTTTATACGCATCCGGCCGTTACCTCCAGCTCCCCCTGTCTGTGTACGAACGGGATGTATACTCCAACTCTCAcccttcttcttcatcatcatcaactTCAGTAAGATTTCCACAGCtgctggaggaggaggatgaggaggaggacagtgatgaAGAAGAGGACTCTGTGTGTCCTATGTTGGCTCTGTGTCATGCTGAAACCAGAGAGCAGAACAGGGCATGGGATGGTCTGCAGAGCCACAAGGAAAACAAGACcctggagaaaaagagagaaaaggggaAGGAGAAGGCTAGAGGAGGGGAGGTTTCACACCGATGGCTTTCAGACGCTATAGGTTCTGGACACCATGGGGCTCTCCCCAGGGCTCACTTGAGGGGAAAATAA